A window of Hippoglossus stenolepis isolate QCI-W04-F060 chromosome 16, HSTE1.2, whole genome shotgun sequence contains these coding sequences:
- the pecam1a gene encoding platelet endothelial cell adhesion molecule isoform X2, with protein MDSRPPNLLLLLTGLLHLSPLARGQGSYIIDGVGLTVLPSNTVESGTPVTIHCRVSVSSENLPNLTHTFQLKQDDVPIHTTITTENKVEYKLNPARAADSGSYECLVTVKDKSKRSFIQKLDVTGLQTPVLYLSKRTLYKGDDFKATCSAPDEKGSLIFSFFQRFGNEEPQKMKQVAATGNTSETTLVLRHVGDYFLYCNYEINLVSGTRHSNHSTEIQVIVTELQISPIMNVLPSPTVYEGDVIEVVCKVVNSLQDVNVFLTRDRRILKEALVSLNHRFTAQDGDSGELVCKAEWGNVQKETYQQIIVKELFSKPRLTMEPLDIFEGDRIKLTCSVTVYVPERINHKTMAFTIYKDNVEVIRSETYTTVADASRNGNYTCKARSSYLAEHFEKESPALVVKAKVLPSKPVLSVVGGTLVLGKRFQLLCHSDIGTLPIKYTLHGLRKVIGERWVSKPGEQALFNPPIIFKSLELNNFICHARNSQNHPPMVGSVQQLFDSTNVIEPVTIPQFSIDPSMGDVSEGQDLTLTCSVQSGSPPITFTWYHAETAGALASENSNKREESYFIRNVMREHKGDYYCEITNPANETKRSSTVSIKVKLAHWKKGLIAGLCILLVLALVLVVALKTRLLVCGRKRTGDLSVKSAGTKVERLSLTQAEVNEAANVTPGIMGKSVWSEHVSGSESDDQISEPATAPQYTEVNIGEADPNRAPVKKGTDTVYSEVRNSMQGVPDQTDGGSVEYADLNHDTDRHRDQDVQHDHVDGPVQQDHVDGPVQQDHVDGPVQHDHVDVPVSVDANIADQGE; from the exons CGTACATTATAGATGGCGTCGGCCTCACAGTCCTACCCAGCAACACAGTTGAGAGCGGGACACCAGTGACCATCCACTGCAGGGTCAGCGTCAGTAGCGAAAACCTCCCGAACCTGACGCACACTTTCCAGCTCAAACAGGACGACGTTCCCATCCACACCACTATCACCACAGAAAACAAAGTCGAGTACAAACTCAACCCGGCCAGGGCCGCCGACTCTGGAAGTTATGAATGTCTGGTCACGGTTAAAGACAAGAGCAAAAGAAGTTTCATCCAAAAGCTCGACGTCACAG gccTGCAGACCCCCGTCCTGTATCTGAGTAAGAGGACCTTGTACAAGGGTGATGACTTCAAAGCCACCTGCAGTGCTCCGGATGAGAAAGGGTCcctcatattcagttttttccaGAGATTTGGAAACGAAGAGCCTCAGAAGATGAAGCAGGTCGCAGCCACAGGTAACACATCAGAGACCACGCTTGTCCTGAGACACGTCGGAGACTACTTCCTGTACTGCAACTATGAGATCAATTTGGTTTCTGGGACCAGACACTCCAACCACAGCACTGAGATTCAAGTGATAGTCACAG AACTTCAAATTTCCCCGATCATGAACGTGCTGCCATCTCCTACCGTCTATGAGGGTGACGTCATAGAGGTCGTCTGCAAAGTGGTGAATTCACTGCAAGACGTTAACGTGTTCCTGACGAGGGACCGGAGGATCCTCAAGGAAGCCCTGGTCAGCCTCAATCACCGTTTCACAGCGCAAGACGGCGACTCAGGGGAGCTTGTGTGTAAGGCAGAGTGGGGCAATGTGCAGAAAGAAACCTATCAACAAATCATAGTCAAAG AGCTGTTTTCAAAGCCACGCCTGACTATGGAGCCTCTTGACATATTTGAGGGTGACCGCATCAAACTGACCTGCTCTGTCACTGTTTACGTTCCTGAGCGGATCAACCACAAAACCATGGCGTTCACCATCTACAAAGATAACGTCGAGGTCATCCGCTCAGAGACGTACACCACTGTGGCAGACGCGAGTAGAAATGGCAACTACACCTGTAAAGCCCGGAGTTCTTATCTTgcagaacattttgaaaaagagaGCCCAGCGCTTGTTGTTAAAGCAAAAG TTCTTCCTTCAAAGCCCGTGCTAAGCGTGGTGGGGGGTACGCTTGTATTGGGAAAGCGCTTCCAGCTGCTCTGTCACAGTGACATTGGCACTCTGCCCATCAAGTACACCCTACATGGCCTTCGAAAGGTAATTGGAGAGAGGTGGGTGAGCAAACCGGGAGAACAAGCCCTCTTTAACCCACCAATCATCTTTAAGAGCTTGGAGTTAAACAACTTTATATGCCACGCAAGGAACAGTCAGAACCATCCTCCCATGGTGGGATCAGTGCAGCAGCTATTCGATTCAACCAACGTCATAG AGCCTGTGACAATACCACAGTTTTCAATAGACCCCAGCATGGGGGACGTCTCGGAGGGGCAGGACTTGACCCTCACCTGCTCTGTCCAGAGTGGAAGTCCTCCCATAACGTTCACCTGGTATCACGCCGAGACAGCGGGCGCTCTTGCTTCAGAGAACTCAAACAAACGTGAGGAATCGTACTTCATACGCAATGTCATGCGAGAGCACAAAGGGGATTACTACTGTGAGATCACCAACCCAGCTAACGAAACCAAGCGGAGTTCCACTGTCAGCATTAAAG TGAAGTTGGCCCACTGGAAGAAAGGTCTGATTGCAGGCCTCTGCATTCTGCTCGTACTGGCCTTGGTCCTCGTTGTCGCCCTTAAAACACGTCTCCTTGTATGTGGGAGGAAGAGAACAGGCGATCTGTCAGT GAAGTCAGCCGGCACCAAAGTAGAGCGGCTGAGTCTCACCCAGGCGGAGGTCAACGAGGCTGCAAATG TTACACCGGGAATTATGGGGAAAAGTGTTTGGAGTGAACATGTATCAGGCTCTG AGTCCGATGACCAGATTAGTGAGCCTGCTACCGCACCTCAATACACAGAAGTGAATATCGGCGAGGCAGATCCTAATAGAG CTCCGGTGAAGAAGGGCACGGACACGGTGTACAGCGAAGTGAGGAACTCCATGCAAG GTGTCCCGGATCAGACTGATGGT GGGTCAGTAGAATATGCGGATCTGAATCATGATACAGATCGCCACCGTGACCAAGATGTCCAGCATGACCACGTGGACGGACCTGTCCAGCAAGACCACGTGGACGGACCTGTCCAGCAAGACCACGTGGACGGACCTGTTCAGCATGACCACGTGGACGTACCTGTCAGTGTCGACGCCAACATTGCTGACCAAGGAGAATGA
- the pecam1a gene encoding platelet endothelial cell adhesion molecule isoform X1: protein MDSRPPNLLLLLTGLLHLSPLARGQGSYIIDGVGLTVLPSNTVESGTPVTIHCRVSVSSENLPNLTHTFQLKQDDVPIHTTITTENKVEYKLNPARAADSGSYECLVTVKDKSKRSFIQKLDVTGLQTPVLYLSKRTLYKGDDFKATCSAPDEKGSLIFSFFQRFGNEEPQKMKQVAATGNTSETTLVLRHVGDYFLYCNYEINLVSGTRHSNHSTEIQVIVTELQISPIMNVLPSPTVYEGDVIEVVCKVVNSLQDVNVFLTRDRRILKEALVSLNHRFTAQDGDSGELVCKAEWGNVQKETYQQIIVKELFSKPRLTMEPLDIFEGDRIKLTCSVTVYVPERINHKTMAFTIYKDNVEVIRSETYTTVADASRNGNYTCKARSSYLAEHFEKESPALVVKAKVLPSKPVLSVVGGTLVLGKRFQLLCHSDIGTLPIKYTLHGLRKVIGERWVSKPGEQALFNPPIIFKSLELNNFICHARNSQNHPPMVGSVQQLFDSTNVIEPVTIPQFSIDPSMGDVSEGQDLTLTCSVQSGSPPITFTWYHAETAGALASENSNKREESYFIRNVMREHKGDYYCEITNPANETKRSSTVSIKVKLAHWKKGLIAGLCILLVLALVLVVALKTRLLVCGRKRTGDLSVKSAGTKVERLSLTQAEVNEAANVTPGIMGKSVWSEHVSGSESDDQISEPATAPQYTEVNIGEADPNRAPVKKGTDTVYSEVRNSMQGVPDQTDGQGSVEYADLNHDTDRHRDQDVQHDHVDGPVQQDHVDGPVQQDHVDGPVQHDHVDVPVSVDANIADQGE from the exons CGTACATTATAGATGGCGTCGGCCTCACAGTCCTACCCAGCAACACAGTTGAGAGCGGGACACCAGTGACCATCCACTGCAGGGTCAGCGTCAGTAGCGAAAACCTCCCGAACCTGACGCACACTTTCCAGCTCAAACAGGACGACGTTCCCATCCACACCACTATCACCACAGAAAACAAAGTCGAGTACAAACTCAACCCGGCCAGGGCCGCCGACTCTGGAAGTTATGAATGTCTGGTCACGGTTAAAGACAAGAGCAAAAGAAGTTTCATCCAAAAGCTCGACGTCACAG gccTGCAGACCCCCGTCCTGTATCTGAGTAAGAGGACCTTGTACAAGGGTGATGACTTCAAAGCCACCTGCAGTGCTCCGGATGAGAAAGGGTCcctcatattcagttttttccaGAGATTTGGAAACGAAGAGCCTCAGAAGATGAAGCAGGTCGCAGCCACAGGTAACACATCAGAGACCACGCTTGTCCTGAGACACGTCGGAGACTACTTCCTGTACTGCAACTATGAGATCAATTTGGTTTCTGGGACCAGACACTCCAACCACAGCACTGAGATTCAAGTGATAGTCACAG AACTTCAAATTTCCCCGATCATGAACGTGCTGCCATCTCCTACCGTCTATGAGGGTGACGTCATAGAGGTCGTCTGCAAAGTGGTGAATTCACTGCAAGACGTTAACGTGTTCCTGACGAGGGACCGGAGGATCCTCAAGGAAGCCCTGGTCAGCCTCAATCACCGTTTCACAGCGCAAGACGGCGACTCAGGGGAGCTTGTGTGTAAGGCAGAGTGGGGCAATGTGCAGAAAGAAACCTATCAACAAATCATAGTCAAAG AGCTGTTTTCAAAGCCACGCCTGACTATGGAGCCTCTTGACATATTTGAGGGTGACCGCATCAAACTGACCTGCTCTGTCACTGTTTACGTTCCTGAGCGGATCAACCACAAAACCATGGCGTTCACCATCTACAAAGATAACGTCGAGGTCATCCGCTCAGAGACGTACACCACTGTGGCAGACGCGAGTAGAAATGGCAACTACACCTGTAAAGCCCGGAGTTCTTATCTTgcagaacattttgaaaaagagaGCCCAGCGCTTGTTGTTAAAGCAAAAG TTCTTCCTTCAAAGCCCGTGCTAAGCGTGGTGGGGGGTACGCTTGTATTGGGAAAGCGCTTCCAGCTGCTCTGTCACAGTGACATTGGCACTCTGCCCATCAAGTACACCCTACATGGCCTTCGAAAGGTAATTGGAGAGAGGTGGGTGAGCAAACCGGGAGAACAAGCCCTCTTTAACCCACCAATCATCTTTAAGAGCTTGGAGTTAAACAACTTTATATGCCACGCAAGGAACAGTCAGAACCATCCTCCCATGGTGGGATCAGTGCAGCAGCTATTCGATTCAACCAACGTCATAG AGCCTGTGACAATACCACAGTTTTCAATAGACCCCAGCATGGGGGACGTCTCGGAGGGGCAGGACTTGACCCTCACCTGCTCTGTCCAGAGTGGAAGTCCTCCCATAACGTTCACCTGGTATCACGCCGAGACAGCGGGCGCTCTTGCTTCAGAGAACTCAAACAAACGTGAGGAATCGTACTTCATACGCAATGTCATGCGAGAGCACAAAGGGGATTACTACTGTGAGATCACCAACCCAGCTAACGAAACCAAGCGGAGTTCCACTGTCAGCATTAAAG TGAAGTTGGCCCACTGGAAGAAAGGTCTGATTGCAGGCCTCTGCATTCTGCTCGTACTGGCCTTGGTCCTCGTTGTCGCCCTTAAAACACGTCTCCTTGTATGTGGGAGGAAGAGAACAGGCGATCTGTCAGT GAAGTCAGCCGGCACCAAAGTAGAGCGGCTGAGTCTCACCCAGGCGGAGGTCAACGAGGCTGCAAATG TTACACCGGGAATTATGGGGAAAAGTGTTTGGAGTGAACATGTATCAGGCTCTG AGTCCGATGACCAGATTAGTGAGCCTGCTACCGCACCTCAATACACAGAAGTGAATATCGGCGAGGCAGATCCTAATAGAG CTCCGGTGAAGAAGGGCACGGACACGGTGTACAGCGAAGTGAGGAACTCCATGCAAG GTGTCCCGGATCAGACTGATGGT CAGGGGTCAGTAGAATATGCGGATCTGAATCATGATACAGATCGCCACCGTGACCAAGATGTCCAGCATGACCACGTGGACGGACCTGTCCAGCAAGACCACGTGGACGGACCTGTCCAGCAAGACCACGTGGACGGACCTGTTCAGCATGACCACGTGGACGTACCTGTCAGTGTCGACGCCAACATTGCTGACCAAGGAGAATGA
- the pecam1a gene encoding platelet endothelial cell adhesion molecule isoform X3: MDSRPPNLLLLLTGLLHLSPLARGQGSYIIDGVGLTVLPSNTVESGTPVTIHCRVSVSSENLPNLTHTFQLKQDDVPIHTTITTENKVEYKLNPARAADSGSYECLVTVKDKSKRSFIQKLDVTGLQTPVLYLSKRTLYKGDDFKATCSAPDEKGSLIFSFFQRFGNEEPQKMKQVAATGNTSETTLVLRHVGDYFLYCNYEINLVSGTRHSNHSTEIQVIVTELQISPIMNVLPSPTVYEGDVIEVVCKVVNSLQDVNVFLTRDRRILKEALVSLNHRFTAQDGDSGELVCKAEWGNVQKETYQQIIVKELFSKPRLTMEPLDIFEGDRIKLTCSVTVYVPERINHKTMAFTIYKDNVEVIRSETYTTVADASRNGNYTCKARSSYLAEHFEKESPALVVKAKVLPSKPVLSVVGGTLVLGKRFQLLCHSDIGTLPIKYTLHGLRKVIGERWVSKPGEQALFNPPIIFKSLELNNFICHARNSQNHPPMVGSVQQLFDSTNVIEPVTIPQFSIDPSMGDVSEGQDLTLTCSVQSGSPPITFTWYHAETAGALASENSNKREESYFIRNVMREHKGDYYCEITNPANETKRSSTVSIKVKLAHWKKGLIAGLCILLVLALVLVVALKTRLLVCGRKRTGDLSVKSAGTKVERLSLTQAEVNEAANESDDQISEPATAPQYTEVNIGEADPNRAPVKKGTDTVYSEVRNSMQGVPDQTDGQGSVEYADLNHDTDRHRDQDVQHDHVDGPVQQDHVDGPVQQDHVDGPVQHDHVDVPVSVDANIADQGE; the protein is encoded by the exons CGTACATTATAGATGGCGTCGGCCTCACAGTCCTACCCAGCAACACAGTTGAGAGCGGGACACCAGTGACCATCCACTGCAGGGTCAGCGTCAGTAGCGAAAACCTCCCGAACCTGACGCACACTTTCCAGCTCAAACAGGACGACGTTCCCATCCACACCACTATCACCACAGAAAACAAAGTCGAGTACAAACTCAACCCGGCCAGGGCCGCCGACTCTGGAAGTTATGAATGTCTGGTCACGGTTAAAGACAAGAGCAAAAGAAGTTTCATCCAAAAGCTCGACGTCACAG gccTGCAGACCCCCGTCCTGTATCTGAGTAAGAGGACCTTGTACAAGGGTGATGACTTCAAAGCCACCTGCAGTGCTCCGGATGAGAAAGGGTCcctcatattcagttttttccaGAGATTTGGAAACGAAGAGCCTCAGAAGATGAAGCAGGTCGCAGCCACAGGTAACACATCAGAGACCACGCTTGTCCTGAGACACGTCGGAGACTACTTCCTGTACTGCAACTATGAGATCAATTTGGTTTCTGGGACCAGACACTCCAACCACAGCACTGAGATTCAAGTGATAGTCACAG AACTTCAAATTTCCCCGATCATGAACGTGCTGCCATCTCCTACCGTCTATGAGGGTGACGTCATAGAGGTCGTCTGCAAAGTGGTGAATTCACTGCAAGACGTTAACGTGTTCCTGACGAGGGACCGGAGGATCCTCAAGGAAGCCCTGGTCAGCCTCAATCACCGTTTCACAGCGCAAGACGGCGACTCAGGGGAGCTTGTGTGTAAGGCAGAGTGGGGCAATGTGCAGAAAGAAACCTATCAACAAATCATAGTCAAAG AGCTGTTTTCAAAGCCACGCCTGACTATGGAGCCTCTTGACATATTTGAGGGTGACCGCATCAAACTGACCTGCTCTGTCACTGTTTACGTTCCTGAGCGGATCAACCACAAAACCATGGCGTTCACCATCTACAAAGATAACGTCGAGGTCATCCGCTCAGAGACGTACACCACTGTGGCAGACGCGAGTAGAAATGGCAACTACACCTGTAAAGCCCGGAGTTCTTATCTTgcagaacattttgaaaaagagaGCCCAGCGCTTGTTGTTAAAGCAAAAG TTCTTCCTTCAAAGCCCGTGCTAAGCGTGGTGGGGGGTACGCTTGTATTGGGAAAGCGCTTCCAGCTGCTCTGTCACAGTGACATTGGCACTCTGCCCATCAAGTACACCCTACATGGCCTTCGAAAGGTAATTGGAGAGAGGTGGGTGAGCAAACCGGGAGAACAAGCCCTCTTTAACCCACCAATCATCTTTAAGAGCTTGGAGTTAAACAACTTTATATGCCACGCAAGGAACAGTCAGAACCATCCTCCCATGGTGGGATCAGTGCAGCAGCTATTCGATTCAACCAACGTCATAG AGCCTGTGACAATACCACAGTTTTCAATAGACCCCAGCATGGGGGACGTCTCGGAGGGGCAGGACTTGACCCTCACCTGCTCTGTCCAGAGTGGAAGTCCTCCCATAACGTTCACCTGGTATCACGCCGAGACAGCGGGCGCTCTTGCTTCAGAGAACTCAAACAAACGTGAGGAATCGTACTTCATACGCAATGTCATGCGAGAGCACAAAGGGGATTACTACTGTGAGATCACCAACCCAGCTAACGAAACCAAGCGGAGTTCCACTGTCAGCATTAAAG TGAAGTTGGCCCACTGGAAGAAAGGTCTGATTGCAGGCCTCTGCATTCTGCTCGTACTGGCCTTGGTCCTCGTTGTCGCCCTTAAAACACGTCTCCTTGTATGTGGGAGGAAGAGAACAGGCGATCTGTCAGT GAAGTCAGCCGGCACCAAAGTAGAGCGGCTGAGTCTCACCCAGGCGGAGGTCAACGAGGCTGCAAATG AGTCCGATGACCAGATTAGTGAGCCTGCTACCGCACCTCAATACACAGAAGTGAATATCGGCGAGGCAGATCCTAATAGAG CTCCGGTGAAGAAGGGCACGGACACGGTGTACAGCGAAGTGAGGAACTCCATGCAAG GTGTCCCGGATCAGACTGATGGT CAGGGGTCAGTAGAATATGCGGATCTGAATCATGATACAGATCGCCACCGTGACCAAGATGTCCAGCATGACCACGTGGACGGACCTGTCCAGCAAGACCACGTGGACGGACCTGTCCAGCAAGACCACGTGGACGGACCTGTTCAGCATGACCACGTGGACGTACCTGTCAGTGTCGACGCCAACATTGCTGACCAAGGAGAATGA